In Hevea brasiliensis isolate MT/VB/25A 57/8 chromosome 13, ASM3005281v1, whole genome shotgun sequence, a single genomic region encodes these proteins:
- the LOC131172011 gene encoding G-type lectin S-receptor-like serine/threonine-protein kinase At1g11410, producing MDFPKLFLRSSLLVLHFAFSSSKDAITINQTIHDGDFLISRENNFALGFFSPGSSSFRYLGIWYHKVREQTVVWVANRDDPINGSSGVLSIDQYGNLVLRSYHSQKVPVWSTNVSVEVADTCVVAQLLDTGNLVLFHDRSKSTVWESFDHPTDAMLPGMKLGLNRRTGMNRFPICWRSADDAGTGNFSLRINPKGSPQVFIYWGIKYIWRGFPWPLKSYTDISNVSFVNNQNKTYMTYSVSDASVILSVMLDYSGLVKNLIRHEKDGKWNEFWSAPKSPCDPYGRCGTYGICDPDFLSRRFECDCLPGNEPKSPKDWHILKDASGGCVRKRLESTSLCGHGEGFVKVANVKVPDTTAAVWVSMNMSPMDCERNCKRNCSCSAYASIDIAGKETGCLTWYGKLMDTAHDREEGHDIYVRVDAVELGNAFLPWTNFEQNQCV from the coding sequence ATGGATTTTCCAAAGTTGTTCCTGCGTTCTTCTCTTCTAGTCCTTCATTTCGCATTTTCTTCTTCCAAAGACGCCATAACTATAAACCAAACCATTCATGATGGTGACTTTCTGATCTCTAGAGAAAATAATTTTGCATTAGGATTCTTTAGCCCCGGAAGTTCCAGTTTTAGATATCTTGGAATCTGGTACCATAAAGTCCGAGAGCAAACTGTGGTGTGGGTAGCAAATAGAGATGATCCAATCAATGGTTCCTCGGGAGTTCTATCAATTGACCAATATGGAAATCTCGTTCTCCGTAGCTACCATAGCCAGAAGGTTCCTGTATGGTCTACAAATGTCTCAGTGGAGGTTGCAGATACTTGTGTTGTAGCTCAGCTCTTGGATACAGGAAATTTGGTTTTGTTCCACGATAGAAGTAAAAGTACTGTGTGGGAAAGCTTTGATCATCCTACGGATGCTATGCTGCCAGGAATGAAACTTGGATTGAACCGAAGGACAGGCATGAACCGGTTCCCGATATGTTGGAGATCAGCAGATGACGCTGGAACTGGAAACTTTTCACTTCGGATCAACCCAAAAGGATCACCACAGGTCTTTATCTATTGGGGTATAAAATATATTTGGCGAGGCTTTCCTTGGCCCTTGAAAAGTTATACAGATATATCCAATGTTAGTTTTGTCAACAATCAAAATAAGACATATATGACCTACTCTGTTTCTGATGCTTCTGTTATCCTAAGCGTAATGTTGGACTATTCAGGACTAGTTAAGAATCTAATTCGGCATGAAAAAGATGGCAAATGGAATGAATTCTGGTCGGCACCAAAATCTCCGTGTGATCCATATGGGCGTTGTGGTACCTATGGAATATGTGATCCTGACTTTCTTAGTCGAAGATTTGAATGTGATTGTTTACCGGGGAATGAACCCAAGTCCCCAAAGGACTGGCATATTCTAAAAGATGCATCAGGCGGGTGTGTCAGGAAGCGGCTAGAGTCTACCTCATTATGTGGCCATGGAGAAGGATTTGTGAAAGTGGCAAATGTTAAAGTACCTGACACTACAGCAGCAGTTTGGGTGAGCATGAATATGAGTCCAATGGACTGTGAAAGGAATTGCAAGAGGAATTGTTCATGCTCTGCATATGCAAGCATAGATATTGCTGGGAAGGAGACTGGCTGTTTGACATGGTATGGCAAATTGATGGACACTGCACACGATAGGGAAGAGGGACATGATATTTATGTTCGTGTTGATGCAGTCGAATTAGGTAATGCATTTTTGCCATGGACAAATTTTGAACAAAACCAATGTGTATAG